A portion of the Thermoanaerobaculum aquaticum genome contains these proteins:
- a CDS encoding serine/threonine-protein kinase, with amino-acid sequence MEKLPDDRLAESYDLEGVIQAGEATVVFRGRARASGDPVVAKVLRLSGTGVGEVHRLRFLKAVSALIKNAPAGVPPLKDAAWGPEAAVLLFVPVPGTRLTQLTGLTPSQAAHILELAAASVGSLHQAAVAHLNLAPDNILVVSADRVYLTGLGWGFLRIPGSGAPFAAPELRKAVDLAEPQRCDVFSLAQIAVELFGAQVVYEDEEARVTLPQPVREKLQNWQELEACLARCLHEDPFERPASVGELRQALAAAVLPGTAEEEGTVRLLPEEEGGVPLQEAGEEAATVILPAEGLPEAGPSDEAAPPEPEPTPASEQPTVLAAPTGEEGAPAPSPEPSPAPAPPEPQVPAPPPPQPAAKPQAAPSRSKLPWVVGAVVGLGLLAGLGLWLFSRGGSVSAPAPTPVPVPTRPTPVPTTAQQPSEASSLLARGELLAEGEQWEELRELLAGVQEAGLTPEERSKYEALRTRLAAFEQRRALEGLRRSLKAGDVSGLRRALRDFESVKGQEDALSAEDRHLVSQARSINQVMTRLAQEEKAQRWEQVLSEVQNLERLLPGTREAAAAQERAAQALEQQAKVAESQGNYPQALHFLQTVERYLPARPGLAEKIARLREAQGRQEQLRKVLDRAAQLGNEGKPEQGLALLAEVAANGGMAAEVAKLKEKLAAQLSALDSGAPAVTPPAPGYKWEYPKGQVAKVEVKASDDHGVARVTLFFRKKGEKSYRSLPMSKTSAGTYVGEIVPATHGNEDLEFYVLAEDHSGHQGLLASPDRPLEVRRKRGLFGL; translated from the coding sequence ATGGAAAAGCTTCCCGACGACAGACTCGCTGAAAGCTACGACCTGGAAGGGGTCATCCAAGCGGGCGAAGCCACTGTTGTCTTTCGGGGCAGGGCTCGGGCCTCGGGAGATCCGGTGGTGGCCAAGGTCCTTCGCCTTTCCGGAACCGGTGTGGGGGAGGTGCACCGCCTGCGGTTTTTGAAGGCGGTAAGCGCCCTCATCAAAAACGCGCCGGCGGGGGTTCCTCCACTAAAGGACGCGGCGTGGGGCCCGGAAGCGGCGGTGCTGCTGTTCGTCCCGGTCCCTGGAACCCGCCTCACCCAACTCACCGGGCTTACCCCGTCGCAAGCTGCGCACATATTGGAACTGGCCGCCGCCAGCGTGGGCAGCTTGCACCAGGCCGCGGTGGCCCATTTGAACCTTGCCCCCGACAACATCCTGGTGGTTTCGGCGGACAGGGTTTACCTCACGGGGCTGGGTTGGGGCTTTTTGCGGATACCCGGCTCCGGGGCACCCTTTGCCGCCCCCGAGCTGCGAAAGGCCGTAGATTTGGCCGAACCCCAACGCTGCGACGTGTTTTCGCTTGCGCAAATTGCTGTTGAGCTGTTTGGCGCCCAGGTGGTTTACGAGGACGAAGAGGCTCGGGTGACCCTGCCGCAACCGGTGCGGGAAAAACTGCAAAACTGGCAGGAGCTGGAAGCCTGCCTTGCCCGCTGCTTGCATGAGGACCCCTTCGAGCGTCCGGCCTCAGTGGGTGAGCTGCGACAGGCGCTGGCAGCTGCGGTTTTGCCGGGGACCGCCGAGGAGGAGGGCACGGTTCGACTGCTGCCGGAAGAAGAGGGGGGCGTTCCGCTTCAAGAGGCCGGCGAGGAGGCTGCCACGGTGATCCTCCCGGCGGAAGGCCTTCCCGAAGCTGGGCCTTCGGACGAGGCAGCTCCCCCCGAACCCGAGCCAACGCCGGCGAGCGAGCAGCCTACTGTGCTTGCAGCTCCAACTGGTGAGGAGGGAGCTCCTGCGCCTTCCCCCGAGCCCTCTCCTGCCCCTGCGCCGCCGGAGCCTCAGGTCCCTGCGCCCCCGCCACCCCAACCGGCCGCCAAGCCCCAGGCGGCGCCGTCCCGGAGCAAGCTGCCATGGGTGGTAGGAGCGGTGGTGGGGTTGGGGCTGCTGGCGGGGCTGGGCTTGTGGCTCTTCTCCCGTGGGGGTTCGGTTTCGGCTCCTGCCCCCACGCCGGTACCGGTTCCCACCCGCCCAACGCCGGTGCCGACAACGGCCCAACAACCCTCAGAAGCGAGCTCGCTCCTGGCGCGAGGGGAGCTGCTGGCCGAGGGGGAACAATGGGAAGAGCTCCGCGAGCTCCTTGCCGGGGTGCAGGAGGCGGGCCTTACACCGGAGGAAAGAAGCAAGTACGAGGCGTTGCGGACACGCCTTGCGGCTTTTGAGCAAAGGCGGGCTTTGGAAGGCCTCCGCCGCTCGCTGAAGGCTGGGGATGTTTCCGGTTTGCGCAGGGCGCTCCGCGATTTTGAATCCGTTAAAGGCCAGGAAGATGCGCTTTCCGCTGAGGACCGCCATCTCGTAAGCCAGGCCCGGAGCATCAACCAGGTCATGACTCGCTTGGCCCAGGAGGAGAAGGCACAGCGGTGGGAGCAGGTGCTTTCCGAGGTCCAAAATCTGGAGCGCTTGCTCCCGGGCACCCGTGAGGCGGCAGCAGCTCAGGAGCGGGCGGCACAAGCTTTGGAGCAGCAGGCCAAAGTCGCGGAAAGCCAGGGGAACTACCCGCAAGCGCTTCATTTTCTGCAGACCGTTGAGCGCTACTTGCCGGCAAGGCCGGGGCTTGCGGAAAAAATCGCGCGCCTGCGGGAGGCTCAAGGGCGACAGGAGCAGCTCCGAAAGGTTTTGGACCGGGCGGCTCAGTTGGGCAACGAGGGTAAGCCCGAACAAGGCTTGGCGTTGCTTGCCGAAGTGGCCGCCAACGGGGGGATGGCCGCCGAGGTGGCCAAGCTCAAGGAAAAACTGGCCGCACAGCTTTCAGCCTTGGACTCCGGAGCGCCTGCGGTTACCCCGCCGGCGCCGGGGTACAAGTGGGAGTACCCGAAAGGGCAGGTGGCCAAAGTGGAGGTGAAGGCCTCGGACGACCATGGAGTGGCCCGGGTGACGCTGTTTTTCCGCAAGAAGGGGGAGAAGAGCTACCGCTCTTTGCCCATGAGCAAGACCTCAGCCGGAACCTACGTGGGCGAAATCGTGCCGGCCACTCACGGTAATGAGGACCTGGAGTTTTACGTGTTGGCCGAAGATCACTCCGGCCATCAGGGGCTTTTGGCAAGCCCCGATCGCCCCCTGGAGGTGCGGCGCAAGCGCGGGCTGTTTGGTCTGTAG
- a CDS encoding FHA domain-containing protein: MLKELEAIDTSPIEQLQSLKAEQLTLKERLDRMVAMKDRVSPEVYTRVRKDYEARFAALESQARPLLDKARREYARLKAVVTELERKLNAARLAKEEVEFRNALGEYTQSQFAELLAQAEGEVAEVEGHLAEAGALRQRFLEAVLSESELEGGAAPPPPPSHAKAEEAAAPPPSVEATEAMALATPPPEEAGATIALAMPRLLVQTPEGVSQEFQLKAQVTTIGRSPRNDICIAEASVSRQHAEIFLSARGYSIRDLGSNNGVFVNGQKVVEHLLASGDVIELGAPGWKLTFLAPE; encoded by the coding sequence ATGCTCAAGGAGCTGGAAGCCATAGACACATCACCCATTGAGCAGCTGCAGAGCCTGAAGGCCGAGCAGCTCACGCTCAAGGAAAGGTTGGACCGCATGGTGGCCATGAAGGACCGGGTTTCGCCGGAGGTGTACACCCGCGTGCGCAAGGACTACGAAGCGCGCTTTGCCGCCTTGGAAAGCCAAGCCCGTCCCCTTTTGGACAAGGCTCGTCGCGAGTACGCCCGGCTCAAGGCGGTGGTCACCGAGTTGGAGCGCAAGCTCAACGCCGCCCGCTTGGCCAAGGAAGAAGTGGAGTTCCGCAACGCCCTGGGCGAATACACACAGTCCCAGTTCGCAGAGCTTTTGGCACAAGCGGAAGGAGAGGTGGCCGAGGTGGAAGGGCATTTGGCGGAAGCCGGAGCGCTCCGCCAGCGGTTTTTGGAAGCTGTGCTTTCCGAAAGCGAGCTGGAGGGCGGCGCCGCCCCGCCACCACCACCCTCCCACGCCAAAGCCGAAGAGGCGGCTGCACCTCCGCCCTCGGTGGAGGCCACCGAAGCCATGGCACTGGCCACCCCACCCCCCGAAGAAGCCGGGGCCACCATTGCCCTCGCCATGCCCAGGCTTTTGGTGCAAACCCCCGAAGGGGTCAGCCAGGAGTTCCAGCTGAAAGCGCAAGTCACCACCATTGGCCGCTCCCCCCGCAACGACATCTGCATTGCCGAGGCTTCGGTGTCCCGCCAGCACGCGGAGATCTTTCTTTCCGCGCGCGGCTACAGCATCCGCGATTTGGGCTCCAACAACGGCGTGTTCGTTAACGGTCAAAAGGTGGTGGAGCACCTGTTGGCCTCCGGGGACGTCATTGAGCTGGGCGCTCCCGGCTGGAAGCTCACGTTCCTGGCCCCCGAATAG
- the thiI gene encoding tRNA uracil 4-sulfurtransferase ThiI, producing MEVRYVLGTYHEIILKGQNRGFFERKLLANIKRALAGLPVASVTIPSRVVIAFSEDVPWAQVQARLATVFGLAGLIPALWAGRTYEELERAVESRLHTLGGESFAVRCKRSDKRFPLTSEDIQKKLGAFIKARTGKQVNLTNPDTVVRVYVQSDGLYLSLGEVPGPGGLPVGTSGKVLVLLSGGIDSPVAALLTLKRGAKVEFVHFHSAPYTSEASIRKVEELVRVLARYQGQARLTLVPFGEFQQEVARLAPERLRVILYRRMMLRVAERIARRHRCLALATGESLNQVSSQTLENLAAIDRVAHMPVLRPLVGLDKQEIIDIATKAGTFELSILPHQDCCSFLQPLHPATRTTPKACEEAEKPLDVEDWARRLQHQAQSQVLAPLPWDS from the coding sequence ATGGAGGTTCGCTACGTCCTGGGGACCTATCACGAGATCATCCTCAAGGGGCAAAACCGCGGTTTTTTCGAGCGCAAGCTGCTGGCCAACATCAAGCGGGCTTTGGCGGGACTTCCGGTGGCGTCCGTTACCATCCCTTCCCGGGTAGTAATTGCTTTCAGCGAGGATGTGCCCTGGGCCCAGGTACAGGCGCGCCTGGCCACGGTTTTTGGGCTTGCCGGCCTCATTCCGGCGCTGTGGGCGGGTAGAACTTACGAAGAGCTGGAGCGTGCGGTGGAATCGCGCCTGCATACCCTCGGAGGGGAAAGCTTTGCCGTGCGCTGCAAGCGGTCGGACAAGCGTTTTCCCCTCACCTCGGAAGACATCCAAAAAAAGCTCGGCGCCTTCATCAAGGCCCGAACCGGTAAGCAGGTCAACCTCACCAACCCCGACACCGTGGTGCGGGTGTACGTGCAGAGCGACGGCCTTTACCTTTCCCTGGGAGAAGTGCCCGGCCCGGGCGGTTTGCCGGTGGGGACTTCGGGCAAGGTGCTGGTGTTACTTTCCGGCGGCATTGACTCCCCGGTGGCCGCGCTTTTGACGCTCAAGCGCGGGGCAAAGGTGGAGTTCGTGCACTTCCACTCGGCCCCTTACACCAGCGAGGCGTCCATCCGCAAGGTGGAAGAGCTTGTTCGGGTTTTGGCCCGCTACCAGGGGCAAGCCCGCCTCACCCTGGTGCCCTTTGGCGAGTTTCAGCAGGAGGTGGCGCGGCTCGCACCCGAGCGCCTGCGGGTGATCCTCTACCGCCGCATGATGCTGCGGGTGGCCGAGCGCATCGCCCGGCGCCACCGCTGCCTGGCACTGGCCACCGGCGAATCGCTCAACCAGGTTTCCTCGCAAACGCTGGAAAACCTGGCGGCCATCGATCGCGTGGCGCACATGCCGGTGCTGCGCCCGCTGGTGGGGCTGGACAAACAGGAAATCATTGATATCGCCACCAAAGCTGGGACCTTTGAGCTTTCGATTCTCCCGCACCAGGACTGCTGCTCGTTCCTGCAGCCCCTCCACCCCGCCACCCGCACCACCCCAAAGGCCTGCGAGGAAGCGGAAAAACCCCTGGATGTGGAGGATTGGGCCCGGCGGCTGCAGCACCAGGCCCAAAGCCAGGTGCTGGCCCCCCTCCCCTGGGACAGCTAA
- the lptE gene encoding LPS assembly lipoprotein LptE: MKARLLAVLASLSLGGPSGCGYHLVGTGAGNLPSHLAKLYVAPLVNQTGRAELDQRLSEELSQEWLRRGRFQLVGSAEEADAVLSGTLVAVNVTPVQFDAQGRATQYQLLVVADMKLVDRTGEKPKELWHEPRLSRTVTYEVDASAVDYFDRELEAIERLSREFARAVVVSVLEGF, encoded by the coding sequence ATGAAAGCCCGGCTTTTAGCGGTTTTGGCGAGCTTGAGCCTGGGTGGCCCTTCCGGTTGTGGCTACCACCTGGTGGGTACCGGCGCCGGGAACCTCCCTTCACACCTGGCCAAACTTTACGTGGCCCCGCTGGTGAACCAGACCGGCAGGGCCGAGCTGGACCAGCGGCTTTCCGAGGAGCTCTCCCAGGAGTGGCTACGGCGGGGACGGTTCCAGCTGGTGGGTTCCGCCGAGGAGGCGGATGCCGTGCTTTCCGGGACGCTGGTGGCGGTGAACGTCACCCCGGTGCAGTTTGACGCCCAGGGGCGCGCCACCCAGTACCAGCTTCTGGTGGTGGCTGACATGAAGCTGGTGGACCGCACCGGCGAAAAGCCCAAGGAGCTCTGGCACGAGCCGCGGCTTTCCCGCACCGTCACCTACGAGGTGGACGCCTCGGCGGTGGACTACTTTGACCGCGAGCTGGAAGCCATCGAGCGGCTGTCCCGGGAGTTTGCCCGGGCGGTGGTGGTTTCGGTGCTGGAAGGGTTTTAG
- the leuS gene encoding leucine--tRNA ligase translates to MREPYDPQAIEPKWQEFWDSQRIAYVDTAQDKELYMLNMFPYPSGDLHVGHGRNYILGDCLFRYFLMNGRRVLNPMGWDAFGLPAENAAIKRNIHPREWTIANIARMKRQFRRWGILYDWDKEIASCEPEYYRWNQWLFLKMWEKGLAYRGTAPVNWCPSCRTVLANEQVVGGGCERCGTEVVQKELEQWFLRITAYADRLLEGLDRLPNWPEKVKVMQRNWIGRSVGCDVQFTVDGLGEKLTIFTTRVDTIFGATFVAIAPEHPLAEKAKATAPDADYWDFVVRLKNQTRLQREAEGGEKEGRFTGLYAENPFNGQKLPIWVANFVLMDYGTGAIMSVPAHDERDFAFARKYGLPVRVVVLGPGMDENAELSDAYTGPGKLVNSGQFSGMDWQQAQEAMASFAEANGFGEKKVRYRLRDWLISRQRYWGTPIPAIYCGDCGIVPVPEADLPVLLPTDIAFGGIEGNPLEKSPSFTQTTCPRCGKKARRETDTMDTFVDSSWYYLRFINPHVHDRMFDVERARRWMPVDIYIGGIEHAILHLMYSRFIYKVLYDFGLVPNDEPFALLFNQGMIVAKSSISGKLEKMSKSKGNVVAPDELIARYGADTERVYTLFMGPPEKEAEWTDEGVAGAHRFLQRVWALQDAVFEAGEADRDAAAAERLAVAVHRTVKKVTEDLQRFHPNTAIAAMMELANAIQEARGLVGAAAMRHAYETLLKLLHPIAPHITEELWRLLGHDSSLLRAGWPSFDEALLAKQKVTLAVQVNGKLRATVEADPGLDAERARELAARAAGRWLEGKEIVKVVHVPDKLVSFVVKG, encoded by the coding sequence ATGCGCGAACCCTACGATCCGCAAGCCATCGAGCCCAAGTGGCAAGAATTTTGGGATTCGCAGCGCATCGCTTACGTGGACACGGCGCAAGACAAGGAGCTTTACATGCTCAACATGTTCCCGTACCCCTCAGGCGATTTGCACGTGGGTCACGGGCGCAACTACATCCTGGGCGACTGCCTGTTCCGCTACTTTCTCATGAACGGGCGCCGGGTTCTCAACCCCATGGGCTGGGACGCCTTTGGCCTGCCCGCAGAAAACGCAGCCATCAAGCGCAACATTCACCCCCGGGAGTGGACGATTGCCAACATTGCCCGCATGAAGCGGCAGTTCCGCCGTTGGGGCATCCTCTACGATTGGGACAAGGAAATTGCTTCCTGCGAGCCCGAGTACTACCGCTGGAACCAGTGGTTGTTCTTGAAGATGTGGGAAAAGGGCCTGGCTTACCGCGGCACTGCGCCGGTGAACTGGTGCCCCTCCTGCCGCACGGTGTTGGCCAACGAGCAGGTGGTGGGTGGGGGTTGCGAGCGGTGCGGCACCGAAGTGGTGCAAAAGGAGCTGGAGCAGTGGTTCTTGCGCATCACCGCCTACGCCGATCGCTTGCTGGAAGGGCTTGACCGTCTCCCCAACTGGCCGGAAAAGGTCAAGGTCATGCAGCGGAACTGGATTGGGCGGTCGGTGGGGTGCGACGTCCAGTTCACGGTGGATGGGCTTGGGGAAAAACTCACGATCTTTACCACCCGGGTGGACACCATCTTTGGGGCTACCTTTGTGGCCATTGCCCCCGAGCACCCGCTGGCGGAAAAGGCCAAAGCCACCGCTCCCGATGCCGATTACTGGGATTTTGTGGTGCGCCTCAAAAACCAAACCCGGCTGCAACGGGAAGCGGAAGGGGGCGAAAAGGAGGGGCGTTTCACCGGCCTTTATGCCGAAAACCCCTTCAACGGGCAAAAACTGCCCATTTGGGTGGCCAACTTCGTGCTCATGGACTACGGCACCGGCGCCATCATGTCGGTGCCCGCCCACGACGAGCGGGATTTTGCCTTCGCCCGCAAGTACGGGCTTCCCGTCCGCGTGGTGGTTTTGGGCCCGGGCATGGACGAGAACGCCGAGCTTTCCGACGCCTACACCGGCCCCGGAAAGCTGGTGAACTCCGGCCAGTTTTCCGGTATGGATTGGCAGCAAGCTCAGGAAGCCATGGCTTCCTTTGCCGAGGCCAACGGCTTTGGGGAAAAGAAGGTGCGGTACCGGCTGCGGGACTGGCTGATCTCCCGCCAGCGCTATTGGGGCACGCCCATTCCCGCCATTTACTGTGGGGACTGCGGCATCGTGCCGGTGCCGGAAGCGGACTTGCCGGTGCTTTTGCCCACCGATATTGCCTTTGGGGGCATCGAGGGCAACCCCTTGGAGAAGAGCCCCAGCTTCACCCAAACCACCTGCCCTCGCTGCGGCAAAAAAGCCCGGCGGGAAACCGACACCATGGACACCTTTGTGGACTCCTCCTGGTACTACCTGCGCTTCATCAACCCCCACGTGCACGACCGCATGTTCGACGTGGAGCGGGCCAGGCGTTGGATGCCGGTGGACATTTACATCGGCGGTATCGAGCACGCCATCCTGCACCTCATGTACTCGCGGTTCATTTACAAAGTCCTTTACGATTTCGGCCTGGTGCCCAACGACGAGCCCTTTGCGCTGCTTTTCAACCAGGGCATGATCGTGGCCAAGTCCAGCATTTCCGGGAAGCTGGAAAAGATGTCCAAGTCCAAGGGCAACGTGGTGGCCCCCGACGAGCTCATCGCCCGCTACGGCGCCGACACCGAAAGGGTTTACACGCTGTTCATGGGTCCTCCCGAAAAGGAAGCGGAGTGGACCGATGAGGGGGTGGCCGGCGCCCACCGGTTTTTGCAGCGGGTTTGGGCGCTTCAGGATGCGGTTTTTGAAGCGGGGGAGGCGGACCGGGATGCGGCGGCAGCAGAAAGACTGGCGGTGGCCGTCCATCGCACCGTCAAAAAGGTCACCGAAGACCTGCAGCGCTTCCACCCCAACACCGCCATTGCTGCCATGATGGAGCTGGCCAACGCCATTCAGGAGGCCCGTGGGCTGGTGGGTGCCGCGGCCATGCGCCACGCATACGAAACGCTCCTGAAGCTCTTGCACCCCATTGCCCCGCACATCACCGAGGAGCTCTGGCGTCTTTTGGGTCACGACAGCTCGCTTTTGCGCGCCGGTTGGCCGAGCTTCGATGAGGCTTTGCTGGCCAAGCAAAAGGTCACGCTGGCCGTTCAGGTCAACGGCAAGCTGCGGGCCACGGTGGAGGCGGATCCCGGACTGGATGCCGAACGGGCCCGGGAGCTGGCAGCAAGGGCCGCCGGCCGCTGGCTGGAAGGTAAGGAAATCGTCAAGGTCGTTCACGTTCCCGACAAGCTGGTTTCCTTTGTGGTGAAGGGATGA
- the radC gene encoding RadC family protein, which translates to MRVRELSREERPREKLLAWGPAACSTAELLAVLLRTGTRQHGVLELAQNWLAEVGGLPGLSRLSPETILKRKGVGKAKAATLLAALELSRRLAAEELRLGAVLDSPEAVFRLLAPAYLRERTEVFGFLSLDVRHRLIREHVLHRGVRDGASVEPSEVFYHAILDNAHGVVLWHTHPSGDPRPSPDDVALTRTLVEAGKVLRIAVVDHVVVAAGGFVSLRQQGLMP; encoded by the coding sequence GTGCGCGTGCGTGAGCTTTCGCGGGAAGAAAGGCCGCGGGAAAAGCTGCTCGCCTGGGGCCCGGCGGCCTGTTCCACCGCAGAGCTTTTGGCGGTGCTATTGCGCACGGGAACCAGACAACATGGGGTGCTGGAGCTGGCCCAAAATTGGCTGGCCGAAGTGGGGGGACTTCCGGGGCTTTCTCGGCTTTCACCGGAAACCATCCTCAAGCGCAAGGGTGTGGGGAAGGCCAAAGCGGCAACCCTCCTGGCGGCCCTGGAGCTTTCCCGCCGGTTGGCGGCCGAGGAGCTGCGACTGGGGGCGGTTTTGGATTCCCCGGAGGCGGTTTTTCGCCTTTTGGCCCCGGCTTACCTGCGGGAGCGCACGGAGGTTTTTGGTTTTTTGAGCCTGGATGTGCGCCACCGGCTGATCCGCGAACACGTCCTCCACCGCGGGGTGCGGGACGGTGCCAGCGTGGAGCCTTCCGAGGTTTTCTATCACGCCATTCTGGACAACGCCCATGGGGTCGTCCTCTGGCACACCCACCCCTCCGGTGATCCCCGTCCCAGCCCCGACGACGTGGCCTTAACCCGCACCCTGGTGGAAGCGGGCAAGGTGTTGCGCATCGCCGTGGTGGACCACGTGGTGGTGGCCGCCGGGGGGTTTGTCTCGCTCCGGCAACAAGGGTTGATGCCTTAA
- a CDS encoding SIR2 family NAD-dependent protein deacylase: MEPVMRAALLLSRAKNVVVFTGAGVSAESGLATFRGAGGLWEGHRVEDVATPEAFGRDPLLVWRFYAMRRENAKKAQPNPAHKAIAKLEELFPSLVVVTQNVDGLHQRAGSTRVLELHGSLWRLFCAKCGRTREDHQVPLPQLPPRCGVCGGLERPGVVWFGEPLPEAVLAEAERVSSQADAMLVVGTSGVVWPAAGLVEVAAAWGAAVIEVNPEPSALAYLATVQIPAKAGEALPALTARLLEVQGARA; this comes from the coding sequence ATGGAACCAGTGATGCGTGCGGCGTTGCTGCTTTCCCGGGCCAAAAACGTGGTGGTTTTTACCGGTGCCGGGGTTTCGGCGGAAAGCGGCCTGGCCACCTTCCGCGGGGCCGGGGGCTTGTGGGAGGGACATCGGGTGGAAGATGTCGCCACACCTGAGGCCTTTGGCCGGGATCCGCTGTTGGTTTGGCGTTTTTACGCCATGCGCCGGGAAAACGCCAAAAAAGCCCAGCCTAACCCAGCCCATAAAGCCATCGCCAAGCTGGAGGAGCTTTTCCCCTCGCTGGTGGTGGTGACCCAAAACGTGGACGGGCTGCACCAGCGGGCGGGCTCCACCCGGGTCTTGGAGCTGCACGGCTCGCTCTGGCGCCTTTTTTGCGCAAAGTGCGGGCGAACCCGCGAGGACCACCAGGTGCCGCTGCCTCAGCTTCCTCCCCGCTGCGGGGTTTGCGGTGGCCTGGAGCGGCCCGGCGTGGTTTGGTTTGGGGAACCGCTCCCCGAAGCTGTGTTGGCCGAAGCCGAGCGGGTTTCCAGCCAAGCCGACGCCATGCTGGTGGTGGGTACGTCCGGGGTGGTGTGGCCGGCTGCCGGTTTGGTGGAGGTGGCGGCGGCCTGGGGGGCTGCGGTCATCGAGGTCAACCCCGAGCCTTCGGCGTTGGCCTACCTGGCCACCGTGCAGATCCCAGCGAAGGCAGGGGAGGCTTTGCCGGCTTTGACGGCCAGGCTTTTGGAGGTGCAAGGTGCGCGTGCGTGA
- a CDS encoding enoyl-CoA hydratase/isomerase family protein, whose product MEELVRVETHGSLALVALNRPEKRNALNPLMLQQLHQHLLQLSQDPTVHVIILYGEGAGFCAGADLALLEQARKENNFQAFSEAEELLQECVKLLATCPKITMAAMHGFVLGSGLDLALACDLRVAAAGTQIAANNVRLGLVPDGGATWALPRLIGLGPAMAMLLSGDPVEAEGAYRLGLIHKRVHAGRHLEEAAAWGGELARCCWGAHAAIKRLARVDPRLTLEAALKEEREAQKRLFEDGLPSRSAGRTPS is encoded by the coding sequence ATGGAAGAGCTCGTACGGGTGGAAACGCACGGAAGCTTGGCCCTGGTGGCGTTGAACCGGCCCGAAAAGCGCAACGCTCTAAACCCACTCATGCTGCAGCAGCTCCACCAGCACCTTCTCCAGCTGTCCCAGGACCCCACGGTTCACGTGATCATCCTCTACGGTGAAGGGGCGGGCTTTTGCGCCGGTGCTGACCTTGCGCTTTTAGAACAGGCCCGCAAGGAGAACAACTTTCAGGCCTTTAGCGAAGCCGAAGAGCTGCTGCAGGAGTGCGTGAAGCTCCTGGCCACCTGCCCCAAGATCACCATGGCGGCCATGCACGGCTTTGTGTTGGGGTCAGGCCTGGACCTGGCCCTGGCCTGCGACTTACGGGTAGCCGCAGCAGGCACGCAAATAGCAGCCAACAACGTGCGCCTGGGGTTGGTGCCCGACGGTGGCGCCACCTGGGCGCTCCCCCGTCTCATCGGCTTGGGTCCGGCCATGGCCATGCTGCTTTCCGGGGATCCCGTGGAAGCCGAGGGGGCGTACCGCTTAGGGCTCATCCACAAGCGGGTCCACGCCGGGCGTCACCTAGAGGAAGCGGCGGCCTGGGGTGGCGAGCTAGCCCGCTGCTGCTGGGGAGCCCACGCCGCCATCAAGCGCCTGGCGCGGGTGGATCCCCGTCTGACGTTGGAAGCGGCCCTCAAGGAAGAGCGGGAAGCGCAAAAGAGGCTCTTTGAGGACGGGCTGCCCTCCCGCTCGGCCGGTCGCACCCCCAGCTAG
- a CDS encoding AEC family transporter has product MLANVLPAFLVLGLGALLRRWGLLTAESAAGLNRLTANVALPALLLLTIGTSPLATGFSAPLAAMTTLLVVVMAVLAFLLAYLLGLPRPQRGVFSQAAFRGNLAYMAFPVILASLGEEGLRRAALTSAVLIPVMNFLAVVVLQLARGGGRGWGKLAWAVITNPLVLGANLGLFLSALSWQPWGWLHHTLKIVADFALPAALLALGAQLEVEKLRDVRGPLLLASLSKLVLLPGAGFFLLRALSLPSLDVQVGVLLLASPTAVASYPVAVEMGGDSRLAGAAVLVTTALAFPAFVLWGMVCGVASPG; this is encoded by the coding sequence GTGCTGGCAAACGTGCTTCCTGCGTTTTTGGTTTTGGGGCTGGGGGCGCTTTTGCGGCGCTGGGGGCTTTTAACCGCCGAAAGCGCGGCTGGACTTAATCGCCTCACCGCTAACGTGGCCCTTCCCGCGCTTTTGCTCCTCACCATTGGCACGTCTCCCTTGGCTACCGGCTTTTCCGCGCCGCTGGCAGCGATGACCACGCTCTTGGTGGTGGTCATGGCGGTGCTGGCTTTTTTGCTCGCTTACCTTTTGGGCCTTCCCCGCCCCCAACGGGGGGTGTTTTCCCAGGCGGCCTTTCGCGGCAACCTGGCCTACATGGCCTTTCCGGTGATCCTGGCCAGCCTGGGGGAAGAGGGCTTGCGGCGGGCAGCGCTCACCTCGGCCGTGCTGATCCCGGTCATGAACTTTTTAGCGGTGGTGGTGCTGCAGCTGGCCCGCGGCGGGGGCCGGGGGTGGGGAAAGCTGGCCTGGGCGGTGATAACCAACCCGCTGGTGTTGGGTGCCAACCTGGGGCTTTTCCTTTCAGCTCTATCCTGGCAGCCCTGGGGCTGGCTCCACCACACGCTGAAGATCGTGGCTGATTTTGCTTTGCCGGCAGCACTTTTGGCCCTGGGGGCACAACTGGAGGTGGAAAAGCTGCGGGACGTGCGGGGGCCTCTGCTGCTAGCTTCACTTTCTAAGCTGGTACTGCTCCCCGGGGCGGGGTTTTTCCTGCTGCGGGCGCTTTCTCTTCCCAGCCTTGACGTTCAGGTCGGGGTGCTGCTGCTGGCTTCCCCCACTGCGGTGGCCTCGTACCCGGTGGCGGTGGAGATGGGTGGGGACTCCCGGCTGGCGGGCGCTGCGGTGCTCGTGACCACGGCGCTGGCTTTTCCTGCCTTTGTCCTTTGGGGGATGGTGTGCGGGGTTGCTTCCCCCGGCTAG